One part of the Streptomyces ferrugineus genome encodes these proteins:
- a CDS encoding alginate lyase family protein, translating into MQALSRRTFLGAAGLAGVAGSGLLSALAATPAWAQTADTAFTFAHPGLLHSRADLDRMKSAVAEGREPIASGFAALAADFRAQHTYGIRNTGQITTWGRGPTNWTRQAADDAAAAYHNALMWAVTGDVRHADKARDILDVWAASLTGITGADGQLGAGIQGFKLVNAAEILRHSGYDGWPEESIRRCERSFTDVWYPALSGYCLYANGNWDLGALRTILAIGVFCDNRVLFEDALRFAIAGAGNGSVLHRVVSATGQGQESGRDQAHEQLALGLLADAAEVAWRQGVDLYAFADDRILANFEYFGRYNLGDDSVPFTPDLDRTGKYVKTAVSGRQRGVWRPLWEMAYAHYAGRLGKPAPYTEKVVFRGTGGTRFVEGYQEDHPGWGTLTYAATTAASPTAPTAPAGLTATTDGRSVTVSWLPTAWAKTYTVRRATRLEGPYEEIASGVDKPAYKDTGVNEGRTYYYTVNATNSRGSSADSLPTALTAGLPEPWSTEDLGAVKIPGSAGFDGERFVLEASGTADTYRSTHLRLPGDGAITARIVFPLSSQYSKIGVTLRDSLDADAAHAAMLIQGLPLHTWSGVWSVRPKAGAAVTGTGSTPVPPSQQTAITSSAAFPISNLGELPESATPLEAPYVEGAGDGYRLRAPYWVRVTRKGRRCTGAISPDGIRWTEVGSSEVELGRTAYAGLVLTSCLGVDEEYAETGTGAFDNVCVTSAAIGEIWSPPRPGRTATGLTAATGADAVELAWTDPDPSARYKVLRSTSADGPFETIATGIGAVGFGTRVRYADATGAPGTTYHYAVAKTNCGGRGPLSESTAARMPTPTVPQLTSATSAFANKGDAFRHVLRGSHEPVRFTADGLPDGLRLDRRTGLISGTPNRTGEFTVTTTAGNAAGDGTGKLTLTVGTPPPAPWTYGDLGDVVLDDRDFGTFGVAAIHTPGSTSYADGTFTVRGAGVDLTVNNQGMTGQFVRRPVTGDCEITARLVSRTGASADRVGLLMAKSLSPFDQAAGAIVSGGTTAQLMLRTTVAGRSTFTGNGTAALPTLLRLKRVGTAFAAALSTDDGATWTPLAEGSIPGFGDAPYYVGLVVCSRNPLARCTTEFDEVSITPM; encoded by the coding sequence ATGCAAGCCCTCAGCCGACGGACGTTCCTCGGCGCGGCGGGACTCGCGGGCGTGGCCGGGAGCGGACTGCTGTCCGCCCTCGCCGCCACGCCCGCGTGGGCCCAGACCGCCGACACGGCGTTCACCTTCGCCCACCCCGGCCTCCTGCACTCCCGCGCCGACCTGGACCGGATGAAGTCCGCGGTCGCGGAAGGCCGGGAGCCGATCGCCTCCGGCTTCGCCGCGCTGGCCGCCGACTTCCGCGCCCAGCACACCTACGGCATCCGCAACACCGGCCAGATCACCACCTGGGGCCGCGGCCCCACCAACTGGACCCGCCAGGCCGCCGACGACGCGGCCGCCGCCTACCACAACGCCCTCATGTGGGCCGTCACCGGCGACGTACGCCACGCCGACAAGGCCCGCGACATCCTCGACGTCTGGGCCGCCTCCCTCACCGGCATCACCGGCGCCGACGGCCAACTCGGCGCCGGCATCCAGGGCTTCAAGCTGGTCAACGCCGCCGAGATCCTCCGCCACAGCGGCTACGACGGCTGGCCCGAGGAGTCGATACGCCGCTGCGAGCGCTCCTTCACCGACGTCTGGTACCCGGCCCTGTCCGGCTACTGCCTCTACGCCAACGGCAACTGGGACCTCGGAGCGCTGCGCACCATCCTCGCCATCGGCGTCTTCTGCGACAACCGGGTGCTGTTCGAGGACGCCCTGCGGTTCGCGATCGCCGGCGCCGGCAACGGCTCGGTGCTGCACCGCGTCGTCTCCGCCACGGGTCAGGGCCAGGAGTCCGGCCGCGACCAGGCCCACGAGCAGCTCGCCCTCGGCCTGCTCGCCGACGCGGCCGAGGTCGCCTGGCGGCAGGGCGTCGACCTGTACGCCTTCGCCGACGACCGCATCCTCGCCAACTTCGAGTACTTCGGCCGCTACAACCTCGGCGACGACTCCGTCCCCTTCACCCCCGACCTCGACCGCACCGGCAAGTACGTCAAGACGGCCGTCTCGGGCCGGCAGCGCGGAGTGTGGCGGCCGCTGTGGGAGATGGCGTACGCGCACTACGCCGGCCGCCTCGGCAAACCCGCCCCCTACACCGAGAAGGTCGTCTTCCGGGGCACCGGCGGCACGCGCTTCGTCGAGGGATACCAGGAGGACCACCCGGGCTGGGGCACCCTCACGTACGCCGCCACGACGGCCGCCTCACCCACCGCGCCGACGGCCCCCGCCGGCCTCACCGCGACCACCGACGGCCGCTCCGTCACCGTGAGCTGGCTGCCGACCGCGTGGGCGAAGACGTACACCGTCCGCCGGGCCACCCGCCTCGAAGGGCCGTACGAGGAGATCGCCTCCGGCGTCGACAAGCCGGCCTACAAGGACACCGGCGTCAACGAGGGACGGACGTACTACTACACGGTCAACGCCACCAACTCCCGGGGCAGCAGCGCCGATTCGCTCCCGACCGCCCTCACCGCCGGGCTGCCCGAGCCCTGGTCCACCGAGGACCTCGGCGCGGTGAAGATCCCCGGCTCGGCGGGCTTCGACGGCGAACGGTTCGTCCTGGAGGCGAGCGGCACCGCCGACACCTACCGCAGCACCCACCTCCGGCTGCCCGGTGACGGAGCGATCACCGCACGGATCGTCTTCCCGCTCAGCTCGCAGTACTCCAAGATCGGCGTCACCCTGCGCGACTCACTCGACGCGGACGCGGCCCACGCCGCCATGCTGATCCAGGGGCTGCCGCTGCACACGTGGAGCGGCGTGTGGAGCGTCCGCCCGAAGGCCGGGGCCGCCGTGACCGGCACCGGCAGCACGCCCGTGCCGCCCTCGCAGCAGACGGCGATCACCAGCTCGGCCGCCTTCCCGATCTCCAACCTGGGGGAGCTGCCCGAGTCGGCGACCCCCCTGGAGGCTCCCTACGTCGAGGGCGCCGGCGACGGCTACCGGCTGCGGGCCCCGTACTGGGTGCGCGTGACCCGCAAGGGCCGGCGCTGCACCGGCGCGATCTCCCCGGACGGCATCCGCTGGACCGAAGTCGGCTCCAGCGAGGTCGAGTTGGGGCGCACGGCGTACGCGGGTCTGGTCCTCACCTCGTGCCTCGGCGTCGACGAGGAGTACGCCGAGACCGGCACCGGCGCCTTCGACAACGTCTGCGTCACCTCCGCGGCCATCGGCGAGATCTGGTCGCCGCCCCGCCCCGGCCGTACCGCCACCGGCCTCACCGCCGCCACCGGCGCCGACGCCGTCGAGCTGGCCTGGACCGACCCCGATCCGTCCGCCCGCTACAAGGTGCTGCGCTCCACCTCCGCCGACGGCCCCTTCGAGACGATCGCCACCGGCATCGGCGCGGTCGGCTTCGGCACCCGCGTCCGGTACGCCGACGCCACGGGCGCACCCGGGACGACGTACCACTACGCCGTCGCGAAGACGAACTGCGGCGGACGCGGCCCGCTCTCGGAATCGACCGCCGCGCGGATGCCGACCCCGACCGTGCCCCAACTCACCTCCGCCACCAGCGCGTTCGCCAACAAGGGCGACGCTTTCCGGCACGTCCTGCGCGGCTCGCACGAGCCCGTGCGGTTCACCGCCGACGGCCTGCCCGACGGCCTCCGCCTCGACAGGCGCACCGGCCTGATCTCCGGAACGCCCAACAGGACCGGCGAGTTCACCGTCACCACCACCGCCGGCAACGCGGCGGGCGACGGCACCGGCAAGCTCACCCTGACGGTCGGCACGCCCCCGCCCGCCCCGTGGACGTACGGCGACCTGGGCGATGTCGTCCTCGACGACCGGGACTTCGGAACGTTCGGCGTCGCGGCGATCCACACCCCGGGCAGTACGTCGTACGCCGACGGCACCTTCACCGTGCGCGGCGCGGGAGTCGATCTGACCGTCAACAACCAGGGAATGACCGGGCAGTTCGTACGACGGCCCGTCACCGGCGACTGCGAGATCACCGCCCGGCTCGTCTCCCGCACGGGCGCGAGCGCCGACCGGGTGGGCCTGCTCATGGCCAAGTCGCTGTCGCCCTTCGACCAGGCCGCCGGAGCGATCGTCTCCGGCGGGACCACCG
- a CDS encoding Ig domain-containing protein, with amino-acid sequence MNHTHVTGLSRRTLIQAAGATAAAYSLLGTAAGTASAEDRPEAADRLVVHPVPGAMPINTSYVVKARTPGGQWKPVPVLRATTKTINEKTGSGIIRPTSVASLDFTGTVEVQVTSAKGAIGSARVRPLSYDIQHEVSGDTITFALTEPRNLSIEIDGDIYGNLQLHANPIEKTRPEADDPDVIYFGPGMHTPSDGVVKVPSGKTVYLAGGAVLKARVEFINVENARLLGRGIITASDAATLVKFSKNIEIDGILVLNPKSGYSCTIGQSKQVTVRNLHSYSSGQWGDGIDVFSSEDVLIEGVWMRNSDDCIAIYAHRWDYYGDCRNVTVRDSTLWADVAHPVNMGTHGNPEQPETIENIVFSNIDVLQHREPQVLYQGCFALNPGDSNLIRNVRIQDVRVEDFTWGQLFNMRVMANRYNASPGRGIHDVYVRDVTYNGKNEHMPIVVGYDADRQIKNLTFQNLAINDTVIADTMQKPRWYLTPDMVPMFVNEHVTGLRFLKDSEAAATVAPEITSAGEATATARQVFNHLVTASALPTSYDAEGLPQGLKVDDRTGLISGIPQVPGTYKVTVSATNTVGTATKSVSITVQHP; translated from the coding sequence ATGAACCACACCCACGTCACCGGCCTGTCCCGGCGCACCCTCATCCAGGCCGCGGGCGCCACCGCCGCCGCGTACTCCCTGCTCGGCACGGCGGCCGGCACCGCGAGCGCGGAGGACAGACCGGAGGCTGCCGACCGGCTCGTGGTGCACCCCGTGCCGGGCGCCATGCCGATCAACACCAGCTATGTCGTCAAGGCCCGCACCCCCGGCGGCCAGTGGAAGCCGGTTCCGGTCCTGCGCGCCACCACGAAGACCATCAACGAGAAGACCGGCAGCGGCATCATCCGGCCCACCTCGGTCGCCAGCCTCGACTTCACCGGCACCGTGGAGGTGCAGGTCACGTCCGCCAAGGGCGCGATCGGCAGCGCCCGCGTCCGACCGCTGTCGTACGACATCCAGCACGAGGTCAGCGGCGACACCATCACCTTCGCCCTCACCGAGCCGCGCAACCTCTCCATCGAGATCGACGGCGACATCTACGGCAACCTGCAGCTGCACGCCAACCCGATCGAGAAGACGCGGCCGGAGGCGGACGATCCCGACGTCATCTACTTCGGCCCGGGCATGCACACCCCCTCGGACGGCGTGGTGAAGGTGCCCAGCGGCAAGACGGTGTACCTGGCCGGCGGCGCGGTGCTGAAGGCCCGCGTGGAGTTCATCAACGTGGAGAACGCCCGGCTGCTCGGCCGGGGCATCATCACGGCCTCGGACGCCGCCACCCTGGTGAAGTTCTCCAAGAACATCGAGATCGACGGCATCCTCGTCCTCAACCCGAAGTCCGGCTACTCCTGCACCATCGGCCAGTCGAAGCAGGTCACCGTCCGCAACCTGCACTCCTACAGCTCCGGCCAGTGGGGCGACGGCATCGACGTGTTCAGCAGCGAGGACGTCCTGATCGAGGGCGTCTGGATGCGCAACAGCGACGACTGCATCGCCATCTACGCCCACCGCTGGGACTACTACGGCGACTGCCGCAACGTCACCGTCCGCGACTCCACCCTGTGGGCCGACGTCGCCCACCCGGTGAACATGGGCACGCACGGCAACCCGGAGCAGCCCGAGACCATCGAGAACATCGTCTTCAGCAACATCGACGTCCTCCAGCACCGCGAGCCGCAGGTCCTCTACCAGGGCTGCTTCGCCCTCAACCCGGGCGACAGCAACCTCATCCGCAACGTCCGCATCCAGGACGTCCGGGTCGAGGACTTCACCTGGGGCCAGCTGTTCAACATGCGCGTCATGGCCAACCGCTACAACGCCTCGCCCGGCCGCGGCATCCACGACGTCTACGTCCGCGACGTCACCTACAACGGCAAGAACGAGCACATGCCGATCGTCGTGGGCTACGACGCGGACCGGCAGATCAAGAACCTCACCTTCCAGAACCTGGCGATCAACGACACGGTCATCGCCGACACCATGCAGAAGCCCCGCTGGTACCTGACGCCGGACATGGTGCCGATGTTCGTCAACGAGCATGTGACGGGCCTGCGTTTCCTGAAGGACAGCGAGGCCGCCGCCACGGTGGCGCCCGAGATCACCAGCGCCGGCGAGGCCACGGCCACCGCACGCCAGGTCTTCAACCACCTCGTCACCGCGAGCGCGCTGCCGACGTCGTACGACGCCGAGGGACTGCCCCAGGGGCTGAAGGTCGACGACAGGACCGGCCTGATCTCCGGCATCCCGCAGGTGCCCGGCACCTACAAGGTCACCGTCTCGGCCACGAACACCGTGGGCACGGCGACCAAGTCCGTCTCGATCACCGTGCAGCACCCGTAA
- a CDS encoding carbohydrate ABC transporter permease gives MTATTLPPQSSATDARVRVRTRRLVLYTVLVSVTGLFLGPFGWLVLSALKTQGELAASPVHWLPEAFQWHNFADAFTQIDFLGYARNSLIIALLYATLVTVSSAWVGFGFARLDAPGKKVLFGILLGSMMLPQMVTLLPTYLIFAKVGMVDTYWPWVLWGLSAAPYLVFLFRQFFAGMPRELEEAAIVDGCGYPSIFWRIFLPQSWPVLSASFIIAFTWTWGDYIAPQLLLSTDRTTLAVAVMTTYVNEGGTPVPELQAAASVMYVVPILLIFLVAQRGFVAGMSTSGLK, from the coding sequence GTGACCGCCACCACCCTGCCGCCCCAGTCATCGGCGACCGACGCGCGGGTGCGGGTACGCACCAGGCGCCTCGTCCTCTACACGGTCCTCGTCTCCGTCACCGGCCTGTTCCTCGGGCCTTTCGGCTGGCTGGTCCTGTCCGCCCTGAAGACCCAGGGCGAGCTGGCCGCCTCGCCCGTGCACTGGCTGCCCGAGGCCTTCCAGTGGCACAACTTCGCCGACGCCTTCACCCAGATCGACTTCCTCGGCTACGCCCGCAACTCCCTGATCATCGCCCTCCTCTACGCCACGCTCGTCACCGTCAGCTCGGCATGGGTCGGCTTCGGCTTCGCCCGGCTCGACGCGCCCGGCAAGAAGGTGCTGTTCGGCATCCTGCTCGGGTCGATGATGCTGCCCCAGATGGTCACCCTGCTGCCGACCTACCTCATCTTCGCCAAGGTCGGCATGGTCGACACGTACTGGCCGTGGGTGCTGTGGGGGCTGTCGGCGGCGCCGTATCTGGTCTTCCTCTTCCGGCAGTTCTTCGCGGGCATGCCGCGCGAGCTGGAGGAGGCCGCGATCGTCGACGGCTGCGGATACCCGTCGATCTTCTGGCGGATCTTCCTGCCGCAGTCCTGGCCGGTGCTGTCCGCGAGCTTCATCATCGCCTTCACCTGGACCTGGGGCGACTACATCGCCCCGCAGCTGCTGCTGTCCACCGACCGCACCACGCTCGCCGTCGCCGTGATGACCACCTACGTCAACGAGGGCGGTACGCCCGTCCCCGAGCTCCAGGCCGCCGCCTCGGTGATGTACGTCGTCCCCATCCTGCTGATCTTCCTCGTCGCCCAGCGCGGTTTCGTCGCCGGGATGTCCACGTCCGGGCTCAAGTAG
- a CDS encoding carbohydrate ABC transporter permease — MTVDQISSAADRSSAATDTGRAPATAGPRISMTARRHRAFYLFTSPWIIGFLLLTVTPMGYALWLSFTTFDGISPNWKYVGLDNYRELLNDPVTWGALGRAGLFAVTSVPLSIIAGLALAVLVNRPLKARGLFRTLLYLPAVVPPVGAGLAFKLLFDPNSGATNGVVTFFGFEAIGWLADPYARYVLLMTVLWAAGNVMIISLAGLQDVPRELHEAACIDGASAWRTFRSITVPLLSPVLLFQTVTGMIASVQTIMPLLLAPLGDTSGITTVPQSNYLYMMHVFAQYFALGRYGYASALLWVLFVLILIATGLIFRFTSGAVFYNVDPEAKK; from the coding sequence ATGACGGTCGACCAGATCTCCTCCGCCGCGGACCGATCGAGCGCCGCCACCGACACCGGGCGCGCGCCGGCCACCGCCGGGCCGCGGATCTCCATGACCGCGCGCAGGCACCGGGCGTTCTACCTGTTCACCTCGCCCTGGATCATCGGGTTCCTGCTGCTGACCGTCACGCCGATGGGGTACGCGCTGTGGCTGAGCTTCACCACGTTCGACGGCATCTCGCCCAACTGGAAGTACGTCGGACTCGACAACTACCGCGAGCTGCTGAACGATCCGGTGACCTGGGGCGCACTGGGCCGCGCGGGCCTGTTCGCGGTGACCTCGGTGCCGTTGTCGATCATCGCGGGGCTGGCCCTCGCCGTCCTGGTCAACCGGCCGCTCAAGGCGCGCGGTCTGTTCCGCACCCTGCTGTATCTGCCCGCCGTGGTTCCGCCGGTGGGCGCGGGCCTCGCCTTCAAGCTGCTCTTCGACCCGAACTCCGGCGCCACCAACGGCGTCGTCACCTTCTTCGGCTTCGAGGCCATCGGCTGGCTCGCCGACCCCTACGCCCGGTATGTGCTGCTGATGACGGTGCTCTGGGCCGCCGGCAACGTCATGATCATCTCGCTGGCCGGCCTCCAGGACGTACCCAGGGAACTCCACGAGGCGGCCTGTATCGACGGGGCGAGCGCCTGGCGCACCTTCCGCAGCATCACCGTGCCGCTGCTGTCGCCCGTCCTGCTCTTCCAGACGGTGACCGGGATGATCGCCTCGGTGCAGACCATCATGCCGCTGCTGCTGGCCCCGCTCGGTGACACGAGCGGCATCACCACGGTCCCGCAGTCCAACTACCTGTACATGATGCACGTCTTCGCGCAGTACTTCGCGCTCGGCCGCTACGGCTACGCCTCCGCGCTGCTGTGGGTGCTCTTCGTCCTGATCCTCATCGCCACCGGACTCATCTTCAGGTTCACGTCCGGCGCGGTGTTCTACAACGTCGACCCGGAGGCGAAGAAGTGA
- a CDS encoding extracellular solute-binding protein, with amino-acid sequence MHTQAGAPVSRRRFLALSAGGAAAGAAALSGCAMQVSTGVSGSGETVTVMVNSGDILPEQVQQAKKDLGIKIVLVKYDITKLIAMLTSGNPPDLVRGVGAEDLPFFAARDVAENLDPYFARSRVLKEDDLDPVNDLWRYDGRTQGKGPRYGMAKDFSQDSMYWYNTAAFDKGGADYPPETGPVTYEEWLDNAKRLVQRKSGQTTVFGGSFNGLTRSTLLATMTAAAGGSLFNDDFSRVDFTAPEARKALAWYIDYCKTKVGPSLIQPDPNGWDGPTFQAGRLAMSNSGYWLGGMIYPDKKLAAVSRLAPAPIFAGGERISACQGGTGLWMPRGAKNKDAAWRVFEWFFGEEPAKARASGGWGIPTLKSLRSLMPAQEEYQKRVLKVQENELKHFSVVSFTPYTRADALDALFNQIAPAAMNGQISVDTLAGRLNSAFNEQMKRGKEQVG; translated from the coding sequence ATGCACACCCAGGCCGGTGCTCCCGTGAGTCGCCGCCGATTCCTCGCCCTGTCGGCGGGTGGCGCCGCGGCCGGCGCAGCAGCGCTGAGCGGCTGCGCGATGCAGGTGTCGACCGGGGTCAGCGGCTCCGGTGAGACCGTCACCGTGATGGTCAACTCCGGGGACATCCTCCCGGAGCAGGTTCAGCAGGCCAAGAAGGACCTCGGCATCAAGATCGTCCTGGTGAAGTACGACATCACCAAGCTGATCGCGATGCTCACCAGCGGCAACCCGCCGGACCTGGTGCGCGGCGTCGGTGCCGAGGACCTGCCGTTCTTCGCGGCCCGGGACGTGGCCGAGAACCTGGATCCGTACTTCGCCCGGAGCCGCGTCCTCAAGGAGGACGACCTGGACCCGGTCAACGACCTGTGGCGCTACGACGGCCGTACCCAGGGCAAGGGCCCGCGCTACGGCATGGCGAAGGACTTCTCCCAGGACTCCATGTACTGGTACAACACCGCGGCCTTCGACAAGGGCGGGGCCGATTACCCGCCGGAGACCGGGCCGGTCACGTATGAGGAGTGGCTCGACAACGCCAAGCGCCTCGTGCAGCGCAAGAGCGGTCAGACCACCGTCTTCGGCGGCAGCTTCAACGGGCTGACCCGGTCCACGCTCCTGGCGACGATGACGGCGGCAGCCGGCGGCAGTCTCTTCAACGACGACTTCTCCCGCGTCGACTTCACCGCCCCCGAGGCCCGCAAGGCGCTGGCCTGGTACATCGACTACTGCAAGACCAAGGTCGGGCCGAGCCTCATCCAGCCCGACCCCAACGGCTGGGACGGGCCCACCTTCCAGGCCGGGCGGCTGGCCATGTCGAACTCCGGCTATTGGCTGGGCGGCATGATCTACCCCGACAAGAAGCTCGCGGCGGTGTCCCGCCTGGCGCCCGCCCCCATCTTCGCGGGCGGTGAACGGATCAGCGCCTGCCAGGGCGGCACCGGGCTGTGGATGCCGCGCGGCGCGAAGAACAAGGACGCCGCGTGGCGGGTCTTCGAGTGGTTCTTCGGCGAGGAGCCGGCCAAGGCGCGCGCCTCCGGCGGCTGGGGCATTCCCACGCTGAAGTCCCTGCGTTCGCTGATGCCCGCACAGGAGGAGTACCAGAAGCGGGTGCTGAAGGTGCAGGAGAACGAGCTGAAGCACTTCTCGGTCGTCTCGTTCACTCCGTACACCAGGGCGGACGCGCTCGACGCCCTCTTCAACCAGATCGCCCCCGCCGCGATGAACGGTCAGATCTCCGTCGACACCCTCGCCGGGCGCCTGAACTCGGCCTTCAACGAGCAGATGAAGCGCGGTAAGGAGCAAGTGGGATGA